The following proteins are encoded in a genomic region of Pyrus communis chromosome 11, drPyrComm1.1, whole genome shotgun sequence:
- the LOC137707688 gene encoding microtubule-destabilizing protein 60-like, with product MKFVKSASQSTTGSWSSNSEGAPKDEFKDKSKSCQKSPTRENTKAQEVKLHTKERATKRAMFNYMVATKLSILEHQRKQEERLQKMIEEEEIRLLRKEMVPRARLMPFFDRPFIPQRSSRPLTIPREPSFRKYLSCNPGSQLYNFQPTTRATNPIK from the exons ATGAAGTTTGTGAAGAGTGCTTCACAGTCTACAACAGGTTCATGGAGCTCGAATTCTGAAGGAGCG CCAAAAGATGAATTCAAGGACAAATCAAAG TCTTGTCAAAAGTCTCCAACAAGGGAAAATACCAAAGCTCAAGAAGTTAAACTTCACACTAAAGAAAGAGCTACCAAAAGAGCAATGTTCAACTACATG GTTGCAACCAAGCTGAGTATCTTGGAGCACCAGAGAAAACAAGAAGAGAGGTTGCAGAag ATGATAGAAGAGGAAGAGATTCGCTTACTGAGAAAGGAGATGGTTCCAAGGGCTCGATTGATGCCTTTTTTCGATAGACCTTTCATTCCACAAAG ATCAAGCAGGCCCTTGACGATTCCTAGGGAACCAAGTTTCCGCAAGTACTTAAGCTGCAACCCTGGCAGTCAACTCTACAATTTCCAACCGACAACTCGAGCTACGAATCCCATCAAGTAG
- the LOC137708848 gene encoding uncharacterized protein, giving the protein MSVTCGMECVVVLGCMRWVWRRCTYIGANDSATWTSATPDEFDPVPRVCRLVLAVYEADLHNPHFIPTCGFRPNPNWVVKRVTYEQTDGQAPPYLIYVDHDHKELVLAIRGLNLIKESDYELLLDNKLGMQMFDGGYVHHGLLKSAIWLLNEEGETLKRLWLENGSNYDMVFAGHSLGSGVAALLTVIVVNHRDRLGGVPRSKVRCYALAPARCMSLNLAVKYADVIYSVVLQDDFLPRTATPLEDIFKSIFCLPCFLFLVCLRDTFIPEGRKLRDPRRLYAPGRMYHIVERKCCRCGRFPPEIRTAIPVDGRFEHIVLSCNATSDHGIIWIEREAEKALLRMKESCSETVTTAPKVQKLERLRTFEKEHKDALERAVSLNVPHAVTPNEKAPEDQKPEEAPEIENKSEDPADTKSKSTGGRASWDDVVGKLFKKESGHLLLKRDSNPPE; this is encoded by the exons aTGTCGGTGACGTGTGGAATGGAGTGCGTGGTTGTGTTGGGCTGTATGCGCTGGGTGTGGAGGCGCTGCACCTACATCGGTGCCAACGACAGCGCAACCTGGACATCCGCCACTCCCGACGAGTTCGACCCAGTTCCCCGCGTCTGCCGCTTAGTCCTCGCCGTCTACGAGGCCGATCTCCACAACCCGCACTTCATCCCCACCTGCGGATTCCGCCCCAACCCCAACTGGGTCGTCAAGCGCGTCACCTACGAGCAAACCGACGGCCAGGCGCCTCCCTACCTCATCTACGTCGACCACGACCACAAGGAGCTCGTCCTCGCCATTCGCGGCCTCAATTTGATCAAAGAGAGTGACTACGAGCTCTTGCTCGATAACAAGCTCGGAATGCAGATGTTCGACGGTGGATATGTCCACCACGGCCTCTTGAAGTCGGCGATTTGGCTGCTTAACGAAGAGGGCGAGACATTGAAGCGGCTCTGGCTCGAAAACGGGTCCAATTACGATATGGTGTTTGCGGGTCACTCTTTGGGGTCTGGTGTGGCGGCGCTGCTGACTGTCATTGTGGTCAACCATCGGGACCGGCTAGGCGGAGTCCCCCGGAGCAAGGTGAGGTGCTATGCGCTTGCTCCGGCGCGTTGTATGTCGTTGAATTTGGCCGTCAAGTATGCCGACGTTATTTACTCGGTTGTTTTGCAG GATGATTTCTTGCCAAGAACTGCAACCCCTTTGGAAGATATTTTCAAGTCCATCTTTTG CTTGCcctgcttcttgtttttggtttgtttgagggATACTTTCATACCAGAAGGTAGGAAGCTTAGGGATCCCAGAAGGCTTTACGCACCCGGTCGGATGTATCATATTGTTGAGCGCAAATGTTGCAG ATGTGGGAGGTTTCCTCCAGAGATCCGAACTGCCATTCCTGTTGATGGGAGATTTGAACATATTGTCTTGTCATGTAATGCCACATCTGATCATGGAATTATCTGGATAGAAAGGGAAGCAGAGAAGGCTTTATTA AGAATGAAGGAAAGTTGTTCTGAGACCGTAACAACTGCCCCAAAAGTACAAAAACTAGAGAGGTTGCGGACCTTTGAAAAAGAACACAAAGATGCATTGGAAAGAGCTGTCAGTTTGAATGTGCCTCATGCTGTAACGCCCAACGAGAAAGCCCCCGAAGACCAAAAACCGGAGGAGGCTCCAGAGATTGAGAATAAGAGTGAAGACCCTGCCGATACAAAGTCAAAGTCCACTGGTGGAAGGGCAAGCTGGGATGATGTGGTTGGAAAGCTTTTCAAGAAAGAGTCTGGGCATCTACTGCTAAAAAGAGATTCAAATCCCCCGGAATAG